In Luteitalea sp. TBR-22, one genomic interval encodes:
- a CDS encoding ABC transporter permease: MSARRHEDANPVGFVRYCLDEAWIAIRRRWRVALLSTALIAAAVFVVGAALGASEALRDVTTRMTQAAELSVYLAREASTTERDAAAQLTRADAAVASAEVLDEAQATARVTADFPDLADVITALPERPFGAVVEARLAPTATEAQVEALVARLRAAPGVEDVIYDREVLRRVLVTVTTVRRVVTALATLLAIAAFAAVAAVLRLGYYARREEIAVLGLIGAPTRAISGPFVAEGLLQAATGTAVAFVLLRVAVWAVLQGPAAAWARALEVTAAPFLSWQYLLTLASVAILAGGLAGWVGSRQVDR, translated from the coding sequence ATGAGCGCGCGTCGCCACGAGGACGCCAACCCCGTCGGGTTCGTCCGGTACTGCCTCGACGAGGCGTGGATCGCCATCCGGCGCCGCTGGCGCGTGGCGCTGCTCTCCACGGCGCTGATCGCCGCGGCCGTGTTCGTCGTCGGCGCGGCACTCGGCGCGTCGGAGGCGCTGCGCGACGTCACCACGCGCATGACGCAGGCCGCCGAACTCTCGGTCTACCTGGCGCGCGAGGCCTCGACGACCGAGCGCGACGCGGCGGCGCAGCTGACGCGCGCCGATGCGGCCGTGGCGTCGGCGGAGGTCCTCGACGAGGCGCAGGCGACCGCGCGGGTGACCGCGGACTTCCCCGACCTTGCCGACGTGATCACCGCGCTGCCCGAGCGGCCCTTCGGGGCGGTCGTCGAGGCCCGCCTCGCGCCGACGGCCACCGAGGCACAGGTGGAGGCGCTCGTCGCGCGGTTGCGTGCGGCGCCCGGCGTCGAGGACGTGATCTACGACCGCGAGGTGTTGCGCCGCGTGCTCGTCACGGTGACGACCGTGCGGCGGGTCGTGACGGCGCTCGCCACGCTGCTCGCCATCGCCGCGTTCGCCGCGGTCGCGGCCGTGCTGCGGCTCGGGTACTACGCGCGACGCGAGGAGATCGCCGTGCTCGGGCTGATCGGGGCGCCGACACGCGCCATCAGCGGGCCCTTCGTGGCCGAGGGCCTGCTGCAGGCGGCCACCGGAACGGCGGTGGCATTCGTGCTGCTGCGCGTCGCGGTGTGGGCGGTACTGCAGGGGCCGGCGGCGGCCTGGGCGCGCGCCCTGGAGGTGACCGCCGCGCCGTTCCTGTCGTGGCAGTACCTGCTTACGCTTGCATCGGTCGCCATTCTGGCCGGTGGGCTCGCCGGGTGGGTGGGCTCGCGGCAGGTCGATCGTTGA
- a CDS encoding glycerate kinase, producing MLPSRARDDLAAITAAALASVSASTLLRRALAGADAPVAAGRPYTLVAAGKASAAMLERWYALVPELPMRAIGVGTHDRQRVPDDVEWYTGGHPTPTAESVAAADAVLAAVRAVPAEGRLVVLLSGGASSLLCRPVEGVTLGEKQQVTRALMHDGRAIDELNCVRKHLSRIKGGRLAAACAGETVTLAISDVVAPLEDDPSVIGSGPTVPDPSTFADAWRIVDGVAARDSVPASVRAWLQRGVRGEVPESPKPGDESMRRSRYTLIGTRHMAMAGAAEDARRRGYDVVVLAPPVLGEARHAGASHVAAVLGAADGRTAPVCVISSGETTVTVTGKGRGGRNQEFVAGAFDALSRAPRPMLLASVGTDGIDGPTDAAGAWADPHTQSTADALGVRVDRYLADNDAYELHRRLGTLTRTGPTDTNVGDLQVALVY from the coding sequence ATGCTGCCGTCGCGCGCGCGCGACGATCTGGCGGCGATCACCGCGGCCGCGCTCGCGTCCGTTTCCGCCTCCACGCTGCTGCGTCGCGCGCTCGCTGGCGCCGACGCGCCTGTCGCCGCTGGCCGTCCGTACACGCTCGTGGCCGCCGGCAAGGCGTCAGCCGCCATGCTCGAGCGCTGGTACGCGCTCGTGCCCGAACTCCCGATGCGAGCCATCGGCGTGGGCACCCACGACCGCCAGCGCGTCCCCGATGACGTGGAGTGGTACACCGGCGGGCACCCGACCCCCACCGCCGAGAGCGTCGCGGCGGCCGACGCCGTCCTGGCCGCGGTCCGTGCGGTGCCGGCCGAGGGGCGCCTCGTGGTGCTGCTGTCGGGCGGGGCATCGTCGCTCCTGTGTCGGCCCGTCGAGGGCGTCACGCTCGGCGAGAAACAGCAGGTCACCCGCGCGCTGATGCACGACGGCCGCGCCATCGACGAGCTCAACTGCGTGCGCAAGCACCTGTCGCGCATCAAGGGCGGACGCCTCGCGGCGGCCTGCGCGGGCGAGACGGTGACGCTGGCGATCTCGGACGTGGTCGCGCCGCTCGAGGACGATCCCAGCGTCATCGGGTCGGGGCCGACCGTGCCCGATCCGTCGACCTTCGCCGACGCCTGGCGCATCGTCGACGGGGTGGCGGCGCGCGACAGCGTGCCGGCCTCGGTGCGCGCCTGGCTGCAGCGTGGTGTCCGGGGCGAGGTGCCAGAATCGCCCAAGCCCGGCGACGAGTCGATGCGGCGCAGTCGCTACACGCTGATTGGCACGCGCCACATGGCGATGGCCGGTGCTGCCGAGGATGCGCGACGCCGCGGCTACGACGTCGTGGTGCTGGCGCCGCCGGTGCTCGGCGAGGCGCGCCACGCGGGGGCCTCGCACGTTGCCGCGGTGCTCGGGGCCGCGGATGGTCGAACGGCACCCGTGTGCGTGATCAGCAGCGGCGAGACGACGGTGACGGTGACGGGGAAGGGGCGCGGCGGCCGCAACCAGGAGTTCGTGGCGGGGGCGTTCGACGCGCTGTCACGGGCCCCCCGTCCGATGCTGCTCGCCAGTGTCGGCACCGACGGCATCGACGGCCCCACCGATGCGGCCGGCGCCTGGGCCGACCCGCACACGCAGTCGACGGCCGACGCGCTCGGCGTGCGTGTCGACCGGTACCTCGCCGACAACGATGCGTACGAGTTGCATCGTCGGCTCGGCACTCTCACACGCACGGGGCCGACCGACACCAACGTGGGAGATCTCCAGGTCGCGCTCGTGTACTGA
- the ftsE gene encoding cell division ATP-binding protein FtsE, with product MITLSAVTKSYGPDADALRDVSLEIGKGEFVCLAGPSGAGKSTLLRLLLREEVASSGQVLVAGTDLATLGREARQAYRRTVGFVFQDFRLLPERTIFENVATVARVMGQSRAHQWRRASALLQQVGLQHRMESFPLQLSGGEQQRVAIARALMNEPAILLADEPTGNLDRALSLEVMDVFRAINASGTTVVMATHDQDIIDYVNRRVVQLDRGQVVGDRRPA from the coding sequence GTGATCACGCTGTCGGCAGTCACCAAGTCGTACGGGCCGGACGCCGACGCGTTGCGCGACGTCTCGCTGGAGATCGGCAAGGGCGAGTTCGTGTGCCTGGCAGGGCCGAGCGGCGCCGGCAAGTCGACGCTGCTCCGGTTGCTGCTGCGCGAGGAGGTCGCCTCCTCGGGGCAGGTGCTGGTCGCGGGCACCGACCTGGCGACCCTCGGGCGCGAGGCTCGACAGGCCTATCGCCGCACCGTGGGCTTCGTGTTCCAGGACTTCCGGCTGCTGCCCGAGCGGACGATCTTCGAGAACGTCGCGACGGTGGCGCGCGTGATGGGGCAGTCGCGGGCGCACCAGTGGCGCCGCGCCTCGGCGCTCCTCCAGCAGGTGGGCCTGCAGCACCGCATGGAGTCGTTCCCGTTGCAGTTGTCGGGCGGCGAGCAGCAGCGGGTGGCCATCGCGCGTGCGCTCATGAACGAGCCGGCCATCCTGCTGGCCGACGAGCCGACCGGCAACCTCGATCGGGCGTTGTCGCTCGAGGTGATGGACGTGTTCCGCGCCATCAACGCGTCGGGCACCACGGTGGTGATGGCCACCCACGACCAGGACATCATCGACTACGTGAATCGCCGCGTCGTGCAGCTCGACCGCGGGCAGGTGGTCGGCGACCGGAGGCCGGCATGA
- a CDS encoding DUF3108 domain-containing protein encodes MPSSSVSSTPDTGRPGWRERGVALALYALAAVVATWPLAWRPRTLLGAPQGAGDPYLNLFTLGWDLRQLFASPGSWLDGRVFDAPIFHPARQALAFTDHLLLQALLVSPVYAVWRDPLLCYNVVFIASIAASAWAMWWYLRQVLDDGMGPLVGGIAWGFCAYRFSHVLHLQLQALYFLPLAFGALHRVVARRRWQDGAWLGLWYGLGALSSVYYAVIGLVALAIGGLALVAGAGRVSLGRLLAPLLVGGVVATALVGPVLVPYLQVQQREGFVRTMDEASRHAATPLSLVSEPPWRPVALAPIGRTEEDGLHPGWGASLLALLAVAALARSRRQPLLWTWAAVALAGVVLALGPDGVRPVYAFAHRWVFGFQGVRAPARFGVLLAFGVAAAAGFAVTWWRRETRSTLRPLVLGLAAIVVVEGLAWRIPYVPAPSLVTPVSAWLRDADGPGPVAFLPQPEDRAATPLMLGTLVHGRPIVNGYSGQRPAFAGAVAGALATFPSADAIWTLHDLGVRFVVAGQDGLQDAWPLTRRARVPGDEGHDEVIYELADEATLLAAVGAPATVAAPAPGTPGFAPGEVSRYDVFWDGAGTQVSAGTIEIAVLSASGADVRLPRWLPQADRARIRYEARVSLETAPWVARFFEARDVFRTYTDDQFRPIVHLREIREGRRQVDQSVYHDGAGGVVRVVPPEAASVDAGPGFRAPTDARDPIAALLLVRTLALAAGAEVAVPVNDMGRNLTLQSGPLQAETIEWRGQRVPALHMRPALVQRVQRRAPPAIDLWLSADERRLPLRIDVAAGFGRVRVELIESRPGAPRT; translated from the coding sequence ATGCCCTCCTCCAGCGTCAGCTCGACGCCTGACACGGGGCGCCCGGGCTGGCGAGAGCGCGGCGTGGCGCTCGCGCTGTACGCCCTGGCGGCGGTCGTCGCGACGTGGCCACTCGCGTGGCGCCCGCGCACGCTTTTGGGGGCGCCGCAGGGCGCCGGCGATCCGTACCTGAACCTGTTCACGCTCGGGTGGGACCTGCGGCAGTTGTTCGCATCGCCCGGGTCCTGGCTCGACGGGCGCGTGTTCGACGCGCCGATCTTCCATCCCGCCCGGCAGGCGCTCGCGTTCACCGATCACCTGCTGCTGCAGGCCCTGCTGGTGTCGCCGGTCTATGCGGTGTGGCGCGACCCGCTGCTCTGCTACAACGTCGTGTTCATCGCGTCGATTGCCGCCAGCGCGTGGGCGATGTGGTGGTACCTCCGCCAGGTGCTCGACGATGGGATGGGGCCGCTGGTGGGCGGGATCGCGTGGGGATTCTGCGCGTACCGCTTCTCGCACGTGCTGCACCTGCAACTGCAGGCGCTCTACTTCCTGCCGCTCGCGTTCGGCGCGCTGCACCGGGTGGTGGCGCGTCGGCGCTGGCAGGACGGCGCGTGGCTCGGGCTCTGGTACGGTCTCGGCGCCCTGTCCTCGGTGTACTACGCGGTGATCGGCCTCGTGGCGCTCGCGATCGGCGGGCTTGCGCTCGTGGCCGGCGCCGGGCGCGTGTCGCTCGGGCGGCTGCTCGCGCCGCTGCTGGTGGGCGGCGTCGTGGCGACTGCGCTGGTGGGGCCGGTGCTCGTGCCATACCTGCAGGTGCAGCAGCGTGAAGGCTTCGTCCGCACCATGGACGAGGCGAGTCGTCACGCCGCGACGCCGCTGAGCCTGGTGAGCGAGCCGCCGTGGCGGCCCGTGGCGCTGGCGCCGATCGGCCGCACCGAGGAGGATGGCCTGCATCCCGGCTGGGGCGCGTCGCTGCTGGCGTTGCTCGCGGTCGCGGCCCTGGCGCGCTCCCGTCGCCAGCCGCTGCTGTGGACATGGGCGGCAGTGGCGCTGGCCGGCGTGGTGCTCGCGCTCGGCCCCGACGGCGTACGTCCCGTGTATGCGTTCGCGCACCGCTGGGTCTTCGGCTTCCAGGGCGTGCGTGCGCCGGCCCGCTTCGGCGTGCTGCTGGCCTTCGGCGTCGCCGCCGCAGCGGGCTTCGCGGTGACGTGGTGGCGGCGCGAGACGCGTTCGACACTGCGGCCGCTCGTGCTCGGCCTCGCGGCGATCGTGGTCGTCGAGGGCCTGGCGTGGCGCATCCCGTACGTGCCTGCGCCCTCGCTGGTCACGCCGGTGAGCGCCTGGTTGCGCGATGCCGACGGGCCAGGTCCGGTGGCGTTCCTTCCACAGCCAGAGGACCGCGCCGCCACGCCGCTGATGCTCGGCACGCTCGTGCACGGGCGGCCGATCGTCAACGGCTACAGCGGGCAGCGCCCGGCCTTTGCGGGGGCCGTCGCCGGTGCGCTCGCGACGTTCCCATCGGCCGACGCGATCTGGACCCTGCACGACCTCGGCGTCCGTTTCGTCGTGGCGGGGCAGGACGGCCTGCAGGACGCCTGGCCGCTCACGCGTCGCGCACGCGTGCCCGGTGACGAGGGCCACGACGAGGTGATCTACGAACTCGCCGACGAGGCGACGCTCCTGGCCGCGGTGGGCGCGCCGGCCACCGTCGCGGCGCCCGCACCGGGAACTCCCGGCTTCGCGCCGGGGGAGGTGAGCCGCTACGACGTGTTCTGGGACGGCGCTGGCACGCAGGTGTCGGCCGGCACGATCGAGATTGCCGTGCTGTCGGCCAGTGGCGCCGACGTGCGGCTGCCGCGGTGGCTGCCGCAGGCCGATCGCGCCCGGATCCGCTACGAAGCGCGCGTGTCGCTCGAGACCGCGCCGTGGGTGGCCCGGTTCTTCGAGGCCAGGGACGTGTTCCGCACCTACACCGACGACCAGTTCCGGCCCATCGTCCACCTGCGCGAGATCCGCGAGGGCCGCCGGCAGGTGGACCAGTCCGTCTACCACGATGGCGCCGGCGGCGTGGTCCGCGTGGTGCCGCCGGAGGCGGCCTCGGTCGACGCCGGACCCGGGTTCCGCGCGCCGACCGATGCCCGCGATCCGATTGCCGCGTTGCTGCTGGTGCGCACGCTCGCCCTCGCCGCGGGCGCCGAGGTCGCCGTGCCGGTCAACGACATGGGCCGCAACCTGACGCTGCAGTCGGGACCGCTGCAGGCCGAGACGATCGAGTGGCGGGGCCAGCGCGTGCCGGCCCTGCACATGCGCCCGGCACTGGTGCAGCGCGTGCAGCGGCGCGCGCCGCCGGCCATCGACCTCTGGCTGAGCGCCGACGAGCGGCGCCTGCCGCTGCGCATCGACGTCGCGGCCGGCTTCGGCCGCGTGCGCGTCGAACTGATCGAGTCCCGCCCCGGAGCGCCACGCACGTGA